From Deferrisoma camini S3R1, the proteins below share one genomic window:
- a CDS encoding sensor histidine kinase yields MDARPEKQTNGAAANPAGGAAFRILVADDEASLRNAMARSLEALGHEVVSAADGLEAWMRFHEAPFPIVVADIRMPGLTGIELLERIRNEKPDTEVVLVSGFGDTGVVIEALRHGATNFVEKPFSESEFLRQMEPAFQRCGLALEKARLQQELSKLREREERERRMAALGRLLSGLAHEIHNPLTFIKGNAELLERFCQETRKGLSEGALPNEVAVAEMLGLVKDLRHGIERIESMVESVRLFGGRPLSFCREAKLSEIMRLSFREALSKKPIGVAADLVPPPDSFLVEVNETEMESCFVNLLVNAFEAAACGGGSVRFYTREIPYDTDEFFGFVEIVVEDDGPGIPQAIVDEVFTPFFTTKPGGTGLGLSVAYEAAKRNGAQVEIDSEEGKGTTVTVRLPFRLAKEARDVRKTEQKSRVLPAAPSRGAAGRSIRPTKRAHKKGSSPRHSPKE; encoded by the coding sequence ATGGACGCGCGTCCGGAAAAACAAACGAACGGGGCGGCCGCCAACCCCGCTGGAGGGGCGGCGTTTCGGATTCTGGTGGCGGACGATGAAGCGTCCCTGCGAAACGCCATGGCCCGGAGCCTGGAGGCTTTGGGTCACGAGGTGGTTTCGGCGGCCGACGGTTTGGAGGCGTGGATGCGGTTTCACGAAGCCCCCTTTCCGATCGTGGTGGCCGATATCCGCATGCCTGGGCTGACCGGCATCGAGCTGCTGGAACGCATCCGCAACGAAAAGCCCGACACAGAGGTCGTGTTGGTCTCTGGGTTCGGCGATACCGGTGTGGTGATCGAAGCGCTTCGCCACGGTGCAACCAACTTCGTCGAGAAGCCATTCAGCGAGTCGGAGTTCCTTCGGCAGATGGAACCGGCGTTCCAGCGGTGCGGGTTGGCGCTGGAGAAGGCCAGGTTGCAGCAAGAGCTCTCAAAACTCCGAGAGAGGGAGGAGAGGGAACGGCGGATGGCCGCATTGGGACGGCTTCTTTCGGGGCTCGCCCACGAGATCCATAACCCCCTGACGTTTATCAAGGGAAATGCGGAGTTGCTCGAGAGGTTCTGCCAGGAGACACGTAAGGGGTTGTCGGAAGGGGCGCTTCCTAACGAGGTGGCTGTCGCTGAGATGCTCGGTCTAGTGAAGGACCTGCGGCACGGGATCGAACGCATAGAGAGCATGGTCGAATCGGTGCGGCTTTTCGGAGGCCGTCCCCTGTCGTTCTGTCGGGAGGCGAAGCTGTCGGAGATCATGCGACTGTCTTTTCGGGAGGCCCTATCCAAAAAGCCGATCGGGGTGGCCGCAGATCTCGTCCCGCCGCCGGATTCCTTTTTGGTGGAGGTCAATGAAACGGAGATGGAGAGCTGCTTCGTGAATCTGCTGGTGAACGCGTTCGAGGCCGCTGCGTGCGGAGGGGGCTCGGTTCGTTTCTATACGCGGGAGATCCCGTACGACACGGACGAGTTTTTTGGGTTCGTGGAGATCGTGGTGGAGGACGACGGGCCGGGCATCCCCCAGGCCATCGTCGACGAGGTGTTCACACCGTTTTTTACCACGAAGCCGGGGGGCACCGGCCTGGGGTTGAGCGTCGCGTACGAGGCTGCCAAGCGCAACGGGGCCCAGGTGGAGATCGACAGCGAAGAAGGAAAGGGAACCACCGTGACCGTGCGCCTGCCGTTCCGGCTTGCCAAGGAAGCGAGAGATGTTCGAAAAACAGAACAAAAAAGCCGTGTTTTGCCGGCAGCACCCTCAAGGGGAGCAGCCGGTCGCTCGATCCGACCAACAAAGCGTGCGCACAAAAAGGGTTCCTCGCCCAGACATTCGCCAAAGGAGTGA
- a CDS encoding CheR family methyltransferase, which translates to MGHSGVARESASDVRITDAEFERFRDYFYRKTGIRFEDSKRYFVDKRLIQRMRQTGHESFREYFAFMRFQASGEEFQELVNLMTVNETYFFREEYQLKCMVNALLAEVLHHKRTGETVRIWSVPCSTGEEPYSIALYLLEFWDRIDEVDVEIVASDIDTQALEKARAGVFSRRSVSHLPRWILEKYFEPLAGGYHRLCDDLRASVDFRRVNLCDPKDTRGMRDFDIIFCRNLLIYFDDASQRRAAETLYDALNPGGFVLLGHSESMSRITSLFKVRRFEDAIVYQKPL; encoded by the coding sequence ATGGGGCACAGCGGGGTGGCACGCGAGTCGGCATCCGACGTCCGCATCACGGACGCGGAGTTCGAGCGGTTCCGGGACTACTTCTACCGCAAGACCGGAATCCGCTTCGAGGACTCCAAGCGCTACTTCGTGGACAAGCGCCTGATCCAGCGGATGCGCCAGACGGGCCACGAGAGCTTCCGGGAGTACTTCGCGTTCATGCGGTTCCAGGCCTCGGGCGAGGAGTTCCAGGAGCTGGTGAACCTCATGACCGTCAATGAGACGTACTTCTTCCGGGAGGAGTACCAGCTCAAGTGCATGGTCAACGCGCTCCTGGCCGAGGTGCTCCACCACAAACGCACCGGGGAGACCGTGAGAATCTGGTCCGTGCCGTGCTCCACGGGGGAGGAGCCCTACTCGATCGCTCTGTATCTGCTGGAGTTCTGGGACCGGATCGACGAGGTGGACGTGGAGATCGTGGCATCCGACATCGACACCCAGGCCTTGGAGAAGGCCCGGGCGGGGGTGTTCTCCCGGCGGTCGGTGAGCCACCTGCCCCGCTGGATCCTGGAGAAGTACTTCGAACCCCTGGCCGGCGGGTACCACCGGCTATGCGACGACCTGCGGGCCAGCGTGGATTTCCGCCGGGTCAACCTCTGCGATCCCAAAGACACCCGGGGAATGCGGGACTTCGACATCATCTTCTGTCGGAACCTGCTGATCTATTTCGACGATGCGTCCCAGCGGCGGGCCGCGGAGACCCTGTACGACGCGTTGAACCCGGGAGGGTTCGTGCTCCTGGGGCACTCGGAGTCCATGAGCCGGATCACCTCGCTGTTCAAGGTGCGCCGGTTCGAGGACGCGATCGTCTATCAGAAGCCCCTCTAG
- the cheB gene encoding chemotaxis-specific protein-glutamate methyltransferase CheB: protein MKHKILVVDDSALMRKYLRQMLETQDDFEVHTARDGEDALRQIRELDPDVVTLDINMPVMDGLTCLSHIMTEFPRPVVMVSSLTEKGALATFEALELGAVDYLPKPDGTVSLRIKDLTDELVAKVRAALRAKRRPRRKTRAREEGLPKRSVGGRASPKSSTRPSTASPAEWAAAEEGVVLIGVSTGGPRTLEEILPELPADFPLPVLVAQHMPGKFTRVFAERLNRQCALRVAEVGGPTPLEPGTAWIARGDADVVVSRRKGRLVALSVPADERFLWHPSVERMVRSALDHVPPERLIAVELTGMGNDGAEAMAEVHRRGGRTVAESEETAVVFGMPRELIELGGASAVLPADQIAEQLVEWALGQSPAEGRGAARA, encoded by the coding sequence GTGAAGCACAAGATCTTGGTGGTCGACGACTCCGCATTGATGCGCAAGTACCTGCGCCAGATGCTGGAGACCCAGGACGACTTCGAGGTCCACACGGCAAGGGATGGGGAGGACGCGCTGCGTCAGATCCGGGAACTCGACCCGGACGTGGTGACCCTGGACATCAATATGCCGGTGATGGACGGGCTGACCTGCCTCAGCCACATCATGACCGAGTTCCCCCGGCCGGTGGTGATGGTGTCGTCCCTTACCGAGAAGGGAGCTCTGGCCACGTTCGAGGCCCTGGAGCTGGGGGCCGTGGACTACCTGCCCAAGCCGGACGGTACGGTCTCGCTTCGCATCAAGGATCTGACGGACGAATTGGTCGCCAAGGTGAGGGCGGCGCTGCGGGCCAAACGGCGTCCCCGCCGCAAGACCAGGGCGCGGGAGGAGGGGCTTCCGAAGCGTTCGGTTGGGGGACGAGCCTCACCCAAAAGTTCCACCAGGCCCTCGACGGCCAGCCCGGCGGAGTGGGCGGCAGCGGAGGAGGGCGTCGTGTTGATCGGGGTCTCCACCGGCGGACCGCGCACGCTGGAGGAGATCCTGCCGGAGCTCCCTGCTGATTTCCCCTTGCCAGTATTGGTAGCCCAGCACATGCCCGGCAAGTTCACCCGGGTGTTTGCCGAGCGCTTGAACCGGCAGTGTGCGCTGCGGGTGGCCGAGGTGGGGGGGCCGACCCCCCTGGAGCCGGGGACGGCGTGGATCGCTCGGGGGGACGCCGACGTGGTGGTGAGCCGCCGGAAGGGCCGCCTGGTGGCCCTGAGCGTTCCGGCGGACGAGCGTTTTTTGTGGCATCCCAGTGTGGAGCGAATGGTGCGTTCCGCTTTGGACCACGTTCCGCCGGAGCGCCTGATCGCGGTGGAGCTGACCGGCATGGGCAACGACGGCGCCGAGGCCATGGCCGAGGTGCACCGTCGGGGAGGGCGGACCGTGGCCGAGTCGGAGGAGACGGCGGTGGTTTTCGGGATGCCCCGGGAGCTGATCGAGCTGGGCGGCGCCAGCGCGGTGCTGCCGGCCGACCAGATCGCCGAGCAGCTCGTGGAGTGGGCTCTCGGACAGTCTCCGGCCGAAGGCCGCGGCGCCGCTCGCGCCTGA
- a CDS encoding chemotaxis protein CheW, giving the protein MEPAARMPTGEGLGDSLGEAQDPSCDDGAVRQYVTCLLGEERFAFPMESVLEIVRLPETVRVPLAPPSLKGLANLRGTVLPVVDLRGLLGLPGVEPTDATRVVVIDCSRPAGLVVDRVERVLSVEGDRVEPATDVSVTVDSALLAGVIRSEEDGALIQLLDGRALVGREFEAFCGPCDGGLQPAATAASARPAGTAEEPEDDGWQLVSFEVDAEEYAFDIAEVREIVRVPDEISRVPGAGEHVLGIIDLRGRVLPLVSLRRLFGLADAPVEEHNRILVVGLAEGDRQVTVGMVVDRVHEVFQVGADALDEVPELLAKQGVEGVQALCRLEGGRRLVSLLSAEALFQHPAVKEAVETHGEDAMQTEERGSASGAEEKEELQFVVFQLAGQEYGVGIEWVQEIIWVPDQMSHVPKAPEFIEGMVNLRGTVLPVVDMRARFGLERMERNDRQRILVLNLDGTRTGFVVDAMSEVLRVPARAVEEAPRLSEDQARIMGRVVNLKEQGRMIQVIEARELLEADEREAVARAASEEAAA; this is encoded by the coding sequence ATGGAACCAGCGGCACGCATGCCCACCGGAGAGGGCCTGGGGGACTCGTTGGGCGAGGCGCAAGACCCCTCGTGCGATGACGGAGCCGTCCGGCAGTACGTGACCTGTCTCCTGGGGGAGGAGCGCTTCGCCTTCCCGATGGAGTCGGTGCTGGAGATCGTGCGTCTTCCGGAGACGGTGAGGGTCCCCCTTGCTCCCCCCAGCCTGAAGGGGCTCGCGAATCTACGGGGAACCGTGCTGCCCGTGGTGGACCTGCGGGGGCTTCTGGGCCTTCCCGGGGTGGAGCCCACCGACGCAACCCGGGTGGTGGTGATCGACTGCTCCCGGCCGGCCGGGTTGGTGGTGGACCGGGTCGAGCGGGTGCTGAGCGTGGAGGGGGATAGGGTCGAGCCCGCCACCGATGTGTCTGTGACGGTGGACTCAGCGCTGTTGGCCGGGGTGATCCGGTCTGAGGAAGACGGAGCCCTGATCCAGCTTCTGGACGGCCGCGCCCTCGTGGGGAGGGAGTTCGAGGCGTTTTGCGGGCCTTGCGACGGCGGCCTTCAGCCGGCGGCGACGGCGGCCTCGGCGCGGCCTGCCGGAACGGCCGAGGAGCCCGAAGACGACGGTTGGCAGTTGGTGAGCTTCGAGGTGGACGCCGAGGAGTACGCCTTCGATATCGCCGAGGTCCGGGAGATCGTCCGGGTGCCGGACGAGATCAGCCGGGTGCCCGGAGCCGGGGAGCACGTGCTCGGAATCATAGACCTCAGGGGGAGGGTGCTGCCGCTGGTGAGCCTGCGGCGCCTGTTCGGCTTGGCCGACGCGCCGGTGGAGGAGCACAACCGGATCTTGGTTGTGGGACTCGCCGAGGGAGATCGGCAGGTCACGGTAGGGATGGTGGTGGACCGGGTCCACGAGGTGTTCCAGGTCGGCGCGGATGCCCTGGATGAGGTGCCGGAGCTGTTGGCGAAGCAGGGCGTGGAGGGCGTCCAGGCCTTGTGCCGGTTGGAGGGAGGGAGGCGGCTCGTCTCGCTGTTGAGCGCGGAAGCGTTGTTCCAGCATCCGGCGGTGAAAGAAGCGGTGGAGACCCACGGGGAGGATGCGATGCAGACGGAAGAACGAGGGAGCGCCTCGGGGGCGGAGGAGAAGGAAGAACTTCAGTTCGTGGTGTTCCAACTCGCGGGTCAGGAATACGGGGTGGGCATCGAGTGGGTCCAGGAGATCATCTGGGTGCCGGATCAGATGAGCCACGTGCCGAAGGCGCCCGAGTTCATCGAGGGAATGGTGAACCTTCGCGGGACGGTTCTGCCGGTGGTGGACATGCGCGCCCGTTTCGGGCTCGAGCGGATGGAACGAAACGACCGGCAGCGGATCCTGGTGCTGAACCTCGACGGCACGCGCACCGGTTTCGTGGTGGACGCCATGAGCGAGGTGCTGCGGGTGCCCGCCCGGGCCGTGGAGGAGGCTCCCCGGCTGTCGGAGGACCAGGCGCGCATCATGGGCCGGGTGGTGAACCTGAAGGAACAGGGCCGGATGATCCAGGTGATCGAAGCGCGCGAGCTGTTGGAGGCCGACGAGCGAGAGGCCGTGGCCCGGGCGGCCTCCGAAGAGGCCGCCGCGTAA
- a CDS encoding HEAT repeat domain-containing protein: MALVKRTEDRTAPSKPHIRKYDRDLQGLLAQLQDEQVKARRWAARDLAAHPEAVSALCDRLQAEPDPTVREAIFGSLLTIGTDAVAEGLIPLLRSEDAGLRNGAVEILRQLPDAVGHRIAALLADPDPDVRIFAVDILRDLAHPEAPGWLLAVVETDEHVNVVTTAIDRLAEVGTPDMAPAIQGVKDRFPGEPFVGFAVDTALKRILGEG; the protein is encoded by the coding sequence ATGGCGCTCGTCAAGCGTACCGAAGATCGGACGGCTCCGTCCAAGCCCCACATCCGTAAGTACGACAGGGACCTACAGGGGCTCTTGGCACAGCTCCAGGACGAGCAGGTCAAGGCGCGAAGGTGGGCCGCGCGAGACCTGGCTGCCCACCCGGAAGCGGTGAGCGCCCTCTGTGACCGGCTCCAAGCAGAGCCGGACCCGACGGTGCGAGAGGCGATCTTCGGAAGCCTGCTGACGATCGGAACCGATGCGGTGGCCGAGGGGTTGATCCCGTTGCTCCGGAGCGAGGACGCAGGGCTTCGCAACGGCGCGGTGGAGATCCTGCGGCAGCTTCCGGACGCGGTGGGCCATCGCATAGCCGCCCTGCTGGCGGACCCGGATCCGGACGTGCGGATCTTCGCCGTGGACATCCTCCGGGACCTGGCCCACCCGGAAGCCCCGGGGTGGCTGCTCGCGGTGGTGGAGACCGACGAGCACGTCAACGTGGTCACCACGGCGATCGACCGCTTGGCCGAGGTGGGGACCCCCGACATGGCCCCGGCGATCCAGGGGGTCAAGGACCGGTTCCCCGGTGAGCCCTTTGTCGGGTTCGCCGTGGACACCGCCCTGAAACGTATCCTGGGAGAGGGGTGA
- a CDS encoding methyl-accepting chemotaxis protein: protein MGLKKHATPRSDTASKPTSSPAAKREAEERRRRARTLAKQQQAAERISSASTQLASAIAEAVAAQEELNRSMEQIAGGAEEAAGACQESLAAMNQVAGRLKQQGEVAELSRKKSTELQELLDRVGAEVTTLVENVKAGAKRQMASVERMGELEKQAERITEAVKAVMRIADQTNLLALNAAIEAARAGKHGKGFAVVADTVRGLAETSAKNAADIADLIEKVQANTRTVSEGVRAAAETARAEVEKGGAVTEQLSKIKADMEGIRAGADEIAQAAAEAATAGVQAQKGTEQIAAAAEEQSSACQECLKSLDQQAQALSESEKAAQELEELAEELKNSTDIAKSAEEVAAAAEELSAAVEEINRASDEILTAIEQINRGAEQQASAAEEAVAGITQIEKSTDLAEAKARQTVATCESVAELVAENKASVEEMIQGIRESAETGRRNLAAVRELEVLSRRIDKIVDGIATVAIQTSMLAVTGAVEAARAGEFGKGFAVVSTDIQNLASDAAENAEQIKDQVKAIQDLVTVVRAELNQIADVALAEADKAQAVSENLVVVEAETDQVLKGNRQVLDGAAEIATAVSQAKKGMEQISAAAEQASQATGQAAAAARQLSQGAEELSAAIEEIASTADELQTA, encoded by the coding sequence ATGGGTCTGAAAAAGCACGCCACACCGCGTTCCGACACAGCGTCCAAACCGACATCGTCCCCGGCTGCCAAGCGGGAGGCAGAGGAGCGGCGGCGCCGGGCGCGCACCCTGGCCAAGCAGCAGCAGGCGGCGGAACGAATCTCGTCGGCGTCCACACAGCTCGCGAGTGCGATCGCCGAGGCGGTGGCCGCCCAAGAAGAGCTGAACCGGTCGATGGAACAGATCGCGGGGGGCGCCGAAGAGGCCGCAGGGGCTTGCCAGGAGAGCCTCGCGGCCATGAACCAGGTGGCCGGCCGCCTGAAACAGCAGGGCGAGGTGGCGGAGCTGTCCCGAAAAAAGAGCACGGAGCTCCAGGAGCTTTTGGACCGGGTGGGGGCAGAGGTCACCACCCTGGTGGAGAACGTGAAGGCCGGGGCCAAACGTCAGATGGCCTCGGTGGAGCGGATGGGCGAGCTCGAGAAACAGGCCGAGCGCATCACCGAGGCGGTGAAGGCGGTCATGCGCATCGCGGATCAGACCAACCTGCTCGCCCTGAACGCGGCCATCGAGGCGGCCCGGGCCGGTAAGCACGGAAAGGGGTTCGCCGTGGTGGCCGACACCGTGCGGGGGCTTGCGGAGACCTCCGCCAAGAACGCGGCCGACATCGCAGACCTCATCGAGAAGGTCCAGGCGAACACCCGGACCGTGTCCGAGGGGGTCAGGGCCGCGGCCGAGACCGCTCGAGCCGAGGTGGAAAAGGGCGGTGCCGTGACCGAGCAGCTCTCTAAAATCAAGGCGGACATGGAGGGGATTCGCGCCGGCGCCGATGAGATCGCCCAGGCCGCTGCCGAGGCGGCCACGGCCGGGGTGCAGGCCCAGAAGGGAACCGAGCAGATCGCTGCCGCGGCCGAGGAGCAGTCCTCGGCATGCCAGGAATGCCTGAAGAGCCTGGATCAGCAGGCCCAGGCCCTGAGCGAGAGCGAGAAGGCGGCCCAGGAGCTCGAGGAGCTGGCAGAAGAGCTCAAGAACAGCACCGACATCGCCAAGAGTGCCGAGGAGGTGGCCGCGGCGGCCGAGGAGCTGTCGGCTGCGGTGGAGGAGATCAACCGGGCCTCGGATGAGATCCTGACCGCGATCGAGCAGATCAACCGGGGCGCCGAGCAGCAGGCTTCGGCTGCGGAAGAGGCCGTGGCCGGGATCACCCAGATCGAGAAGAGCACGGATCTTGCGGAGGCCAAGGCCCGACAGACCGTGGCCACCTGCGAATCCGTCGCCGAGCTCGTGGCCGAGAACAAGGCGAGCGTCGAGGAGATGATCCAGGGGATCCGCGAATCCGCAGAGACCGGCCGCAGAAACCTTGCCGCGGTCCGGGAGCTGGAGGTGCTGAGCCGGCGGATCGACAAGATCGTGGACGGCATCGCGACGGTGGCGATCCAAACGAGCATGCTGGCCGTCACCGGAGCGGTGGAGGCTGCGCGGGCCGGTGAGTTCGGAAAAGGGTTCGCTGTGGTTTCCACCGACATCCAGAACCTGGCCAGCGATGCAGCCGAGAACGCCGAGCAGATCAAGGACCAGGTGAAGGCCATCCAGGATCTGGTGACTGTGGTGAGGGCCGAGCTGAACCAGATCGCCGACGTCGCCCTGGCCGAGGCCGACAAGGCCCAGGCGGTGAGCGAGAACCTCGTGGTCGTGGAGGCGGAGACCGACCAGGTTCTCAAGGGAAACCGGCAGGTGCTCGACGGCGCGGCCGAGATCGCCACGGCGGTCTCCCAGGCGAAGAAAGGGATGGAGCAGATCAGTGCGGCAGCGGAGCAGGCCAGCCAGGCCACCGGCCAAGCTGCGGCTGCCGCCCGCCAGCTGTCCCAGGGCGCCGAGGAGCTCTCGGCAGCGATCGAGGAGATCGCCTCGACCGCGGACGAGCTCCAGACCGCCTGA
- a CDS encoding PAS domain S-box protein — protein sequence MAGGFHPRTDMEVPMQTLPHSSQPFLASLIQALDHAERAIVVLDEDRRVIYYNRRYQEMWGFPTEFLRQKPRIEDCIRWACRNGVYPREREEELVARRLADLDSCAPLVSLETPRADGFVAEGYAAPLPEGGWVLSFRDMTRWHQMMAELQASEARYRAILEGMQDFVLICSPGRRIEYMNPALVRHLGRDATGDPCHKALFNMGEMCPWCPDMFGPPNDVEIGEAMVSLRTGEERTYHLLRVPLPAPGEPEKGPPPSLMVLRDITEHAERQRQLRDLLRLQEQILDSAGEGIVVTDEQLRCQIWNPAMERCTGVSAERALGSSVEDVLGPGGKSLAAQMRKALEGHEVSVNFVRYSRPGTGPETWVSGTFTPRRNPQGRIRGVVGIVRDVTRQKREEETQRRKDLIFRTLVEHTHAVPWEFDLEKEKFTYVGPQAALITGYPPETWTGLDSWLRKVHPEDRRQALASIRRAIQEDRSARVEYRIVKPDGAVGWFLNLTTVFKNHDGSRRLLGFLIDVTEEKKEAEHRRQFEERLQQAERMESLGVLAGGVAHDFNNLLTPILAHAEILEYHLPPNSPLKSNAREIVRAAERAADLAKQILSFSRDTGGEPRPMDLAPLVKEAVKFMRSGLPATIQLNESIRVANATIQTEPTKIHQIVMNLCVNAVQALKGKGSVEIGLESVPADDLPSLPAPPAQAHSYARLWVADTGPGIPDEILPKIFEPFFTTKRHQGGTGMGLANVRRIVEEMGGAITVTSQEGSGARFDVYLPLLRGKPYGSGTPLEGPRLRRGRERILLVDDERAIVDMLAYILGELGYQVLGVENGTQALEILQRDPDKFDVLLVDLMMPEVTGLELIRQARSAQPNVPVILCSGQPISEHELRRKGIGAPAVVLAKPISMASLSGALRRVLDGA from the coding sequence ATGGCGGGAGGCTTTCACCCCAGAACCGACATGGAGGTGCCGATGCAAACCTTGCCGCACTCCAGCCAGCCCTTTTTGGCCTCCCTCATCCAGGCGTTGGATCACGCGGAACGGGCCATCGTCGTGCTCGATGAGGACCGCCGTGTGATCTACTACAACCGCCGATACCAAGAGATGTGGGGGTTCCCGACCGAGTTCTTGCGGCAAAAGCCCCGCATCGAAGATTGCATCCGGTGGGCGTGCCGAAACGGGGTGTACCCAAGGGAGCGGGAAGAGGAACTGGTGGCCCGGCGACTGGCCGACTTGGATTCTTGTGCCCCCCTCGTCTCCTTGGAGACCCCCAGAGCCGATGGTTTCGTCGCCGAGGGGTACGCAGCCCCCCTTCCCGAAGGCGGTTGGGTGCTGTCGTTCCGGGACATGACTCGATGGCACCAGATGATGGCCGAGCTCCAGGCCAGCGAGGCGCGGTACCGCGCAATCCTGGAGGGCATGCAGGACTTCGTGTTGATCTGTTCACCCGGCCGGCGGATCGAGTACATGAACCCCGCCCTGGTCCGGCACTTAGGCCGAGATGCCACGGGAGACCCCTGCCACAAGGCCTTGTTCAACATGGGGGAGATGTGCCCTTGGTGTCCGGATATGTTTGGCCCCCCCAACGATGTGGAGATTGGCGAGGCTATGGTGTCGCTGCGTACCGGGGAGGAACGAACGTACCACCTGCTTCGGGTGCCGCTACCCGCTCCTGGCGAACCGGAAAAGGGTCCGCCCCCAAGCCTGATGGTCCTCCGAGACATCACGGAACATGCGGAACGGCAGCGCCAGCTCCGGGACCTGCTTCGGCTCCAGGAACAGATCCTGGACAGCGCAGGGGAAGGTATCGTGGTCACGGACGAACAGCTCCGTTGCCAGATCTGGAATCCCGCGATGGAGCGCTGTACTGGGGTGTCGGCAGAACGAGCGCTGGGCTCGTCCGTGGAGGACGTGCTGGGTCCGGGCGGAAAGTCTCTCGCGGCGCAGATGCGCAAAGCGCTTGAAGGTCACGAGGTCTCCGTCAACTTCGTCCGGTACTCCCGCCCGGGAACCGGCCCCGAGACCTGGGTCTCGGGCACATTCACCCCCCGACGGAACCCCCAGGGGCGGATTCGCGGCGTCGTGGGCATCGTGCGGGACGTCACTCGGCAAAAGCGTGAAGAGGAAACACAACGGCGAAAAGACCTGATCTTCCGCACGCTGGTGGAGCACACGCATGCCGTGCCTTGGGAGTTCGATCTCGAGAAGGAAAAGTTCACGTACGTGGGGCCTCAGGCCGCGCTGATCACGGGGTACCCCCCGGAGACGTGGACCGGTCTGGACTCGTGGCTGCGCAAGGTGCACCCGGAGGACCGGCGTCAGGCTTTGGCCTCGATTCGGCGAGCCATTCAGGAGGACCGGAGTGCGCGCGTGGAGTATCGCATCGTGAAGCCTGATGGCGCGGTGGGCTGGTTTCTGAATTTGACCACGGTGTTCAAGAACCACGATGGATCGCGGCGGCTCCTAGGCTTTTTGATCGACGTGACGGAAGAGAAAAAGGAAGCAGAACACCGCAGACAGTTCGAGGAGCGCCTGCAGCAAGCCGAGAGAATGGAGAGCCTTGGGGTTCTGGCAGGTGGCGTGGCGCACGATTTCAACAACCTACTCACCCCCATTCTCGCCCATGCAGAGATCTTGGAGTATCACCTCCCACCCAACAGCCCACTTAAAAGCAACGCTCGTGAAATCGTACGGGCTGCCGAGCGGGCCGCTGATCTGGCAAAGCAGATTCTTTCTTTCAGCAGAGATACCGGGGGGGAGCCAAGACCCATGGATCTGGCACCTCTCGTCAAGGAAGCGGTGAAATTCATGCGCTCCGGCCTCCCTGCCACCATACAACTGAACGAAAGCATTCGGGTCGCAAACGCAACGATACAAACGGAGCCCACAAAAATTCACCAAATCGTAATGAACCTCTGCGTGAACGCTGTGCAAGCCTTGAAAGGAAAGGGATCCGTGGAGATCGGCTTGGAATCCGTCCCCGCGGATGATTTGCCGTCGTTGCCCGCCCCCCCGGCGCAGGCGCACTCCTATGCCCGTCTCTGGGTCGCGGACACGGGGCCCGGGATTCCCGACGAGATCCTGCCAAAGATCTTCGAGCCTTTTTTTACCACCAAGAGGCACCAGGGCGGCACGGGCATGGGCCTTGCGAACGTGAGAAGAATCGTAGAGGAGATGGGGGGAGCGATCACCGTGACGAGTCAGGAGGGGAGTGGGGCCCGTTTCGATGTGTACCTTCCCCTCCTACGGGGAAAACCCTACGGCTCGGGCACACCCTTGGAGGGGCCCCGCCTTCGGCGTGGGCGGGAACGCATTCTGCTGGTGGACGACGAACGGGCGATCGTCGACATGCTGGCCTACATCCTCGGAGAGTTGGGATATCAGGTGCTGGGCGTCGAAAACGGAACACAAGCCCTCGAGATCTTGCAACGCGACCCCGACAAATTCGACGTGCTCCTCGTGGACCTTATGATGCCTGAGGTGACCGGGCTGGAGCTCATCCGGCAAGCTCGCTCCGCACAGCCAAACGTTCCGGTGATCTTGTGCTCCGGACAGCCCATCAGCGAACACGAACTGCGCCGGAAAGGAATCGGTGCCCCTGCGGTCGTCTTGGCAAAGCCCATCAGCATGGCATCCCTCTCAGGGGCCCTTCGGCGAGTTCTGGACGGGGCTTGA
- a CDS encoding response regulator → MARPLRVLVVDDEPAILRTLRFCLGREGFACETETDPHRALRRVRTEPSVHILLTDIVMPGMDGMTLLRALRESGALTQTIVMTAYSRPDRVLDAYQLGALDYLVKPFESLDEVVRVVRNAERRYLRWQKAVERTLKGEGR, encoded by the coding sequence ATGGCGCGGCCGCTGCGGGTATTGGTCGTAGACGACGAACCAGCCATCCTTCGAACCCTCCGGTTCTGTCTGGGACGAGAAGGGTTTGCCTGCGAAACCGAGACCGATCCACACAGGGCTCTCCGGCGGGTCCGGACCGAACCCTCCGTACACATCCTCCTGACCGACATCGTCATGCCGGGGATGGACGGGATGACGCTGTTGCGGGCTCTGCGGGAGTCTGGGGCGTTGACGCAAACGATCGTCATGACCGCATACAGCCGGCCGGACCGTGTCCTGGATGCGTACCAGCTAGGGGCTCTCGACTACCTGGTGAAACCGTTCGAGAGCTTGGACGAGGTGGTTCGGGTCGTCCGAAATGCAGAGCGCCGGTACCTCCGTTGGCAGAAGGCCGTGGAACGGACCCTGAAAGGAGAGGGGCGGTGA